The following are encoded in a window of Phycisphaerae bacterium genomic DNA:
- a CDS encoding LacI family transcriptional regulator: MKKGNVTLQDIARRAGCSANTVSLSLRDSPRISKAMRARVQKLAEELNYAPNYAAQNLRRRRSGLIGIHLAQALHDAVRTEMVNRLLDELHTAEYRPVLGIGEGTEQDWCASPWIETFRQLQVEALVVIASHVTHLPEWAGDLPVVLLGCEPDDSLPCDYLALDRAAAGRTAVEHLLSRGHRDILVACSPRYSFTDGCIAAIREARAKAHFHQDAGDLRWAEDGLRFARQIADQRAAATATVFGDSGLAAGYVRGLIDAGIRVPDEMAVAAYDYFPWAGMLAVPLTTVEQPIARMAPAAVELVKNRLAHPKAPPVHLVQDHVLMVRQSS; encoded by the coding sequence ATGAAGAAAGGCAACGTGACATTACAGGACATCGCCCGGCGGGCCGGGTGTTCGGCCAATACGGTCAGCCTGTCCCTTCGCGACTCGCCGCGGATATCCAAGGCGATGCGGGCCCGCGTGCAGAAACTGGCTGAGGAGCTGAACTATGCGCCGAACTACGCGGCCCAGAATCTGCGGCGGCGGCGGAGCGGGTTGATCGGCATCCACCTGGCCCAGGCGCTGCATGACGCGGTGCGGACGGAGATGGTCAATCGGCTGCTGGATGAACTGCACACGGCGGAGTACCGGCCGGTGCTGGGGATCGGCGAGGGAACGGAGCAGGACTGGTGCGCGTCGCCGTGGATCGAGACGTTCCGCCAGTTGCAGGTCGAGGCGCTGGTGGTCATCGCCTCGCACGTGACGCACCTGCCGGAGTGGGCGGGCGATCTGCCGGTGGTGCTGTTGGGATGCGAGCCGGACGACTCGCTGCCGTGCGACTACCTGGCCCTGGACCGGGCGGCGGCGGGCCGCACGGCGGTCGAGCATCTGCTTTCGCGAGGCCATCGGGACATCCTGGTCGCCTGTTCGCCGCGGTACAGTTTTACGGACGGATGCATCGCCGCCATCCGTGAGGCGCGGGCCAAGGCACACTTCCATCAGGATGCGGGAGATTTGCGCTGGGCCGAAGACGGCTTGAGGTTCGCCCGCCAGATCGCGGACCAGCGCGCGGCGGCGACGGCGACGGTTTTCGGCGATTCCGGCCTGGCTGCCGGGTACGTCCGCGGCCTGATCGACGCGGGCATTCGCGTGCCGGACGAGATGGCGGTGGCGGCGTACGACTACTTCCCGTGGGCGGGGATGCTGGCGGTCCCGCTGACCACGGTGGAGCAGCCGATCGCGCGGATGGCACCAGCCGCCGTCGAGTTGGTCAAGAACCGTCTGGCCCATCCCAAGGCGCCGCCGGTTCACCTTGTGCAGGACCATGTTCTGATGGTCCGCCAGTCGAGTTGA